In a single window of the Drosophila albomicans strain 15112-1751.03 chromosome 3, ASM965048v2, whole genome shotgun sequence genome:
- the LOC117567828 gene encoding protein 5NUC-like, which translates to MLQCTILVALLLFGPTVLANPIPANAVVATEFIILHNNDMHARFEQTNVIGEKCSLEDTKNDKCFGGFARVAYVVRKHRAEAKNGGTPVFFLNAGDTYTGTPWFALYKHKIASVFLNKLQPDAASLGNHEFDEKVEGLIPFLNDVNFPVVTCNMDLSQEPALAATKNLVNSTILEANGTKIAVIGYLTPETKTQSIKNNVIFNEEVAAINIEAARLKAQGFKIIIALGHSGYKKDQEIAQKCPEVDIVIGGHTNTFLYNGEKPSVEKIDGPYPTVITQKSGKRVPVVQAFAYTKYMGKLHVKFDKDGNLLDFNGSPMLLDSTVPQDKELLTLLDVYRKNVTEMEKSIVGHSKVTLQGEKIICRAIECNMGNLITDAMIFSRVMEDQGGDFWTDAAIAVHQGGGIRSSIEKKPDGMITQSDLLTVLPFQNDLYISRISGKTIWNALEHSASVRSRDSDGAFLQVSGLHVVYDADMPEGKRVVSVDVRCAMCKVPVYNRLNETEYYQVIMPQFIFEGGDRHKMIDESNPVTTRMKKTVVEAVSEYLKTHDFVYPEVEGRIVFRKSHEYATSAASTASKNVINHLASMLISMIK; encoded by the exons ATGCTACAGTGCACTATTTTAGTCGCTCTTTTACTATTTGGCCCCACTGTGCTGGCCAATCCCATACCAGCTAATGCAGTCGTAGCAACTGAGTTTATTATCCTTCACAACAATGACATGCACGCTAGATTTGAGCAGACAAATGTGATAGGTGAAAAGTGTTCCCTGGAGGATACCAAAAATGACAAGTGCTTTGGGGGCTTTGCCAGAGTCGCCTACGT AGTTCGCAAACATCGCGCAGAGGCAAAGAATGGAGGAACTCCTGTGTTCTTTTTAAATGCTGGAGATACTTATACGGGCACCCCATGGTTTGCGCTCTACAAGCATAAAATTGCTAGCGTCTTTCTTAACAAATTGCAGCCAGATGCTGCG tcACTGGGCAACCACGAGTTCGATGAGAAAGTCGAGGGCTTAATACCGTTCCTCAATGATGTCAACTTTCCTGTTGTGACCTGCAATATGGATCTTAGCCAGGAACCCGCTTTAGCCGCCACCAAAAATCTCGTGAATTCCACCATTCTGGAGGCGAATGGCACCAAGATTGCTGTGATTGGTTATCTCACACCAGAAACCAAAACGCAGTCCATCAAAAACAATGTTATATTCAATGAGGAGGTCGCTGCTATCAA CATTGAGGCAGCTCGACTGAAGGCGCAAGGCTTCAAGATCATCATTGCGCTGGGGCACTCTGGCTACAAAAAGGATCAAGAAATTGCTCAAAAGTGTCCCGAAGTTGACATTGTTATTGGGGGCCACACCAATACGTTCCTCTACAATGGCGAGAAGCCCAGTGTGGAGAAAATCGATGGCCCATATCCCACAGTGATCACACAGAAGAGTGGCAAGCGAGTGCCTGTGGTACAAGCCTTTGCTTACACCAAGTATATGGGCAAACTGCACGTTAAG TTCGACAAAGATGGCAATCTGTTGGATTTTAATGGTTCTCCAATGCTGTTGGATTCGACTGTACCTCAAGACAAGGAACTGCTAACTTTGTTGGATGTGTATCGCAAAAATGTTACGGAAATGGAAAAATCCATAGTGGGACATAGTAAGGTTACTTTACAGGGCGAGAAGATCATTTGTCGTGCGATCGAGTGCAATATGGGCAACCTTATTACCGATGCTATGATCTTCAGTCGCGTTATGGAGGATCAGGGCGGTGATTTTTGGACAGATGCAGCGATTGCAGTCCACCAAGGTGGCG gCATACGCAGCTCGATTGAGAAGAAGCCTGATGGCATGATCACTCAGAGTGATCTTTTAACAGTGCTGCCCTTCCAGAATGATCTGTACATCAGTCGTATTAGTGGCAAAACCATTTGGAATGCCCTCGAACATTCGGCATCTGTTCGGTCTAGGGATTCCGATGGCGCCTTCCTGCAGGTCTCCGGTCTGCATGTGGTCTACGATGCGGATATGCCGGAAGGGAAGCGCGTTGTCTCTGTCGATGTGCGTTGTGCCATGTGCAAGGTGCCCGTCTATAACAGACTCAATGAGACGGAGTATTACCAGGTAATAATGCCGCAGTTCATCTTCGAAGGCGGAGATCGTCACAAAATGATTGACGAGTCCAATCCCGTCACGACGCGCATGAAAAAGACGGTCGTCGAAGCTGTTAGCGAGTATCTGAAGACACATGACTTTGTCTATCCGGAGGTGGAAGGACGCATTGTCTTTAGAAAATCCCATGAATATGCAACCTCTGCTGCTTCTACTGCCTCGAAGAATGTAATCAACCACCTGGCATCGATGCTGATCTCaatgattaaataa
- the LOC117567827 gene encoding protein 5NUC-like isoform X1 produces MNLLTRSSLMMTMISQLLIIACSLLLSPIAANPVLVPKAAVATELIILHNNDMHARFEQTNVNGGTCSAEDANTDKCYGGFARVAHEVRTYREQAKNGGTPVLYLNAGDTYTGTAWFTVFKDNITSAFLNKLQPDAISLGNHEFDKNVEGLIPFLNAVEFPVLVCNLDLSKEPDLAATNKLSNSTVLEVNGTKIGVIGYLTPDTKDLSFQNDVEYAEEIVSINAEATRLKAQGINIIIALGHSGYQKDQEIARDCPDVDIVIGGHSHTFLDSSQPVADKDDTSAEAVRGPYPTTVTQSSGKKVPVVQAYAYTKYLGKIHVQFDAEGNLLEFDGAPILLNASISQEQDLLDLLDVYRPNITHLEQTIVGYTKVTLEGGNICRLRECNLGNLVADSMVHTRVLEDKAGDYWTDASIALIQGGGIRASIDKNGNGSITGSDVLTVLPFENNLYITRISGATLRSALERSASIRNQDSNGGFLQFAGLIIEYDYDMEEGHRVVSALVRCAECAVPTYSPLNETALYKVIVNEFILNGGDGYNLTEPIDPYTELLVKNDQFALGQYLEARHYVYPANEGRIVIRGPTDGATSILASFGLIVATTLLSRLFN; encoded by the exons ATGAATTTGTTAACTCG CTCCAGcctgatgatgacgatgatatCGCAACTGTTGATCATTGCGTGCAGTTTGCTGCTCAGCCCCATTGCAGCCAATCCTGTGCTTGTGCCCAAAGCTGCTGTGGCCACGGAACTCATCATTCTGCACAACAATGACATGCACGCCAGGTTCGAGCAGACCAATGTCAATGGTGGCACTTGCAGTGCCGAGGATGCCAACACCGACAAGTGCTACGGTGGCTTTGCACGCGTTGCCCACGA AGTGCGTACGTACCGCGAGCAGGCTAAGAATGGAGGAACTCCTGTGCTCTACTTGAATGCGGGAGACACCTACACAGGAACCGCTTGGTTCACTGTCTTCAAGGACAACATCACCAGCGCCTTTCTCAACAAACTGCAGCCTGATGCCATC TCACTGGGCAATCACGAGTTCGATAAGAACGTCGAGGGTTTGATACCATTCCTCAACGCTGTGGAATTCCCAGTTTTGGTTTGCAATTTGGATTTGTCCAAAGAGCCCGATTTGGCTGCCACCAACAAGCTGTCAAACTCCACTGTTCTTGAAGTGAACGGCACGAAGATTGGCGTCATTGGTTACCTCACACCAGACACCAAAGATCTCTCCTTCCAAAACGATGTGGAATACGCCGAAGAAATTGTCTCCATTAA TGCCGAGGCAACAAGGCTGAAGGCACAGGGCATCAATATTATCATTGCTCTGGGACACTCGGGTTACCAGAAGGATCAGGAGATCGCCAGAGATTGTCCCGATGTCGATATTGTGATCGGTGGACATTCGCACACATTCCTCGACTCGAGTCAACCCGTTGCCGATAAGGATGACACCAGTGCTGAGGCTGTTCGTGGTCCTTATCCCACCACGGTGACCCAGTCAAGTGGCAAGAAGGTGCCTGTGGTGCAGGCTTATGCTTACACCAAGTACTTGGGCAAAATTCATGTGCAG TTCGATGCTGAAGGAAATTTACTCGAGTTCGATGGAGCCCCAATTCTGCTGAACGCTTCTATTTCCCAAGAGCAAGATCTGCTCGATTTGCTGGATGTGTATCGTCCCAATATCACACATTTGGAGCAGACAATTGTTGGATACACCAAGGTGACGCTTGAGGGTGGCAACATATGTCGTCTGAGGGAGTGTAATCTGGGTAATCTGGTTGCCGATTCGATGGTGCATACACGCGTATTGGAAGATAAGGCTGGCGATTACTGGACGGACGCTTCCATTGCCTTGATACAGGGCGGCG GCATTCGTGCGTCGATTGATAAGAATGGCAATGGTTCCATCACAGGTAGCGATGTTCTCACTGTGTTGCCATTTGAGAACAATCTTTATATCACACGCATCTCGGGCGCAACACTGAGGAGTGCGCTGGAACGTTCGGCAAGCATTCGCAACCAGGATTCGAATGGTGGATTCTTGCAGTTTGCTGGCCTCATCATTGAGTATGACTACGACATGGAGGAGGGACATCGTGTGGTCTCCGCTTTGGTGCGATGTGCTGAGTGCGCCGTACCCACCTACAGTCCCCTCAATGAGACCGCTCTCTACAAGGTGATCGTGAATGAATTCATTCTCAATGGCGGCGATGGCTACAATCTGACCGAGCCCATTGATCCCTACACTGAGTTGCTCGTGAAGAACGATCAGTTTGCCTTGGGACAGTATTTGGAGGCACGGCACTACGTTTATCCTGCCAACGAGGGACGCATCGTCATCCGCGGGCCAACAGATGGCGCCACCAGTATTCTAGCCTCATTTGGGTTGATCGTGGCCACAACTTTGTTGTCGCGTTTGTTTAATTAG
- the LOC117567827 gene encoding protein 5NUC-like isoform X2 — MMTMISQLLIIACSLLLSPIAANPVLVPKAAVATELIILHNNDMHARFEQTNVNGGTCSAEDANTDKCYGGFARVAHEVRTYREQAKNGGTPVLYLNAGDTYTGTAWFTVFKDNITSAFLNKLQPDAISLGNHEFDKNVEGLIPFLNAVEFPVLVCNLDLSKEPDLAATNKLSNSTVLEVNGTKIGVIGYLTPDTKDLSFQNDVEYAEEIVSINAEATRLKAQGINIIIALGHSGYQKDQEIARDCPDVDIVIGGHSHTFLDSSQPVADKDDTSAEAVRGPYPTTVTQSSGKKVPVVQAYAYTKYLGKIHVQFDAEGNLLEFDGAPILLNASISQEQDLLDLLDVYRPNITHLEQTIVGYTKVTLEGGNICRLRECNLGNLVADSMVHTRVLEDKAGDYWTDASIALIQGGGIRASIDKNGNGSITGSDVLTVLPFENNLYITRISGATLRSALERSASIRNQDSNGGFLQFAGLIIEYDYDMEEGHRVVSALVRCAECAVPTYSPLNETALYKVIVNEFILNGGDGYNLTEPIDPYTELLVKNDQFALGQYLEARHYVYPANEGRIVIRGPTDGATSILASFGLIVATTLLSRLFN, encoded by the exons atgatgacgatgatatCGCAACTGTTGATCATTGCGTGCAGTTTGCTGCTCAGCCCCATTGCAGCCAATCCTGTGCTTGTGCCCAAAGCTGCTGTGGCCACGGAACTCATCATTCTGCACAACAATGACATGCACGCCAGGTTCGAGCAGACCAATGTCAATGGTGGCACTTGCAGTGCCGAGGATGCCAACACCGACAAGTGCTACGGTGGCTTTGCACGCGTTGCCCACGA AGTGCGTACGTACCGCGAGCAGGCTAAGAATGGAGGAACTCCTGTGCTCTACTTGAATGCGGGAGACACCTACACAGGAACCGCTTGGTTCACTGTCTTCAAGGACAACATCACCAGCGCCTTTCTCAACAAACTGCAGCCTGATGCCATC TCACTGGGCAATCACGAGTTCGATAAGAACGTCGAGGGTTTGATACCATTCCTCAACGCTGTGGAATTCCCAGTTTTGGTTTGCAATTTGGATTTGTCCAAAGAGCCCGATTTGGCTGCCACCAACAAGCTGTCAAACTCCACTGTTCTTGAAGTGAACGGCACGAAGATTGGCGTCATTGGTTACCTCACACCAGACACCAAAGATCTCTCCTTCCAAAACGATGTGGAATACGCCGAAGAAATTGTCTCCATTAA TGCCGAGGCAACAAGGCTGAAGGCACAGGGCATCAATATTATCATTGCTCTGGGACACTCGGGTTACCAGAAGGATCAGGAGATCGCCAGAGATTGTCCCGATGTCGATATTGTGATCGGTGGACATTCGCACACATTCCTCGACTCGAGTCAACCCGTTGCCGATAAGGATGACACCAGTGCTGAGGCTGTTCGTGGTCCTTATCCCACCACGGTGACCCAGTCAAGTGGCAAGAAGGTGCCTGTGGTGCAGGCTTATGCTTACACCAAGTACTTGGGCAAAATTCATGTGCAG TTCGATGCTGAAGGAAATTTACTCGAGTTCGATGGAGCCCCAATTCTGCTGAACGCTTCTATTTCCCAAGAGCAAGATCTGCTCGATTTGCTGGATGTGTATCGTCCCAATATCACACATTTGGAGCAGACAATTGTTGGATACACCAAGGTGACGCTTGAGGGTGGCAACATATGTCGTCTGAGGGAGTGTAATCTGGGTAATCTGGTTGCCGATTCGATGGTGCATACACGCGTATTGGAAGATAAGGCTGGCGATTACTGGACGGACGCTTCCATTGCCTTGATACAGGGCGGCG GCATTCGTGCGTCGATTGATAAGAATGGCAATGGTTCCATCACAGGTAGCGATGTTCTCACTGTGTTGCCATTTGAGAACAATCTTTATATCACACGCATCTCGGGCGCAACACTGAGGAGTGCGCTGGAACGTTCGGCAAGCATTCGCAACCAGGATTCGAATGGTGGATTCTTGCAGTTTGCTGGCCTCATCATTGAGTATGACTACGACATGGAGGAGGGACATCGTGTGGTCTCCGCTTTGGTGCGATGTGCTGAGTGCGCCGTACCCACCTACAGTCCCCTCAATGAGACCGCTCTCTACAAGGTGATCGTGAATGAATTCATTCTCAATGGCGGCGATGGCTACAATCTGACCGAGCCCATTGATCCCTACACTGAGTTGCTCGTGAAGAACGATCAGTTTGCCTTGGGACAGTATTTGGAGGCACGGCACTACGTTTATCCTGCCAACGAGGGACGCATCGTCATCCGCGGGCCAACAGATGGCGCCACCAGTATTCTAGCCTCATTTGGGTTGATCGTGGCCACAACTTTGTTGTCGCGTTTGTTTAATTAG
- the LOC117567829 gene encoding protein 5NUC-like — MLQQWIYVFLLMFGHSWSANIRVSRDAALNEFIILHNNDMHARFEQTSRNGGVCSRYDTSKDKCFGGIARVAHEVRRHREEAKNGGTPVLYLNAGDTYSGTAWFTLFRENITSAFLNKLQPDAMSLGNHEFDETIQSVVPFLNALSFPVLVSNMDMTNEPELLATNKLSNSTVLDVNGVKVGIIGYLTNQTKDDAHINVEFKDEVESINTEATKLKDQGVNIIIALGHSGYQMDLEIAKDCPEVDIVIGGHSHTFLDSSKPVADIADTNPEAVRGPYPTTVTQSSGKKVPVVQAYAYTKYLGKLKVQFDGDGNLVSFDGSPILLNASIAQEQDVLDLLDAYRPAIAAIGERIIGFTKVDLEGGKVCRQRECNLGNLITDSMVYARVLENKGGDYWTDAAVALMGGGGIRGPIDKNAEGSITLRDIMDVLPFTNRLVLTRISGQTLRNALERAATLWSTDASGGFLQLSGIHVEYDFERESGQRVVSASVLCAQCRIPSYSALNETDFYNIITTDFVLSGGDGFELLEKENPHTEVLHKGDIEALQQYLQRAPIVFPHLEERIVFKIPTNTE; from the exons ATGTTGCAGCAATGGATTTATGTGTTTCTGCTGATGTTTGGTCATTCATGGAGTGCCAATATCAGAGTGTCCAGGGATGCTGCTCTTAATGAGTTCATCATACTGCACAACAATGATATGCATGCCAGGTTTGAGCAGACGAGCAGGAATGGAGGAGTCTGTTCACGGTACGACACGAGTAAAGACAAATGCTTTGGAGGTATAGCGCGTGTTGCCCACGA AGTGCGACGACATCGCGAGGAGGCAAAGAATGGAGGAACTCCTGTGCTCTACTTAAATGCGGGGGATACTTACAGCGGCACCGCTTGGTTTACTCTCTTTAGGGAGAATATCACCAGCGCCTTTCTCAACAAGCTGCAGCCAGATGCCATG TCCCTTGGCAACCATGAATTCGATGAGACTATTCAAAGTGTTGTTCCATTTCTCAATGCTTTGTCGTTCCCTGTGCTGGTCTCTAACATGGATATGACCAACGAACCCGAACTACTGGCCACCAACAAATTGAGCAATTCAACTGTGCTCGATGTGAATGGCGTCAAAGTAGGCATCATCGGCTACCTAACAAATCAGACAAAAGATGATGCACACATCAATGTGGAGTTCAAGGATGAAGTGGAGAGCATAAA TACCGAGGCGACAAAACTGAAGGATCAGGGagtcaatattattattgctctGGGACACTCGGGTTACCAGATGGATTTAGAAATTGCTAAAGATTGTCCAGAGGTGGATATTGTTATCGGTGGACATTCGCACACATTCCTTGACTCGAGCAAACCCGTTGCCGATATTGCAGACACCAATCCCGAGGCTGTTCGTGGTCCTTATCCTACGACTGTGACGCAGTCAAGTGGCAAGAAGGTGCCTGTGGTGCAGGCTTATGCTTACACTAAGTACTTGGGAAAACTGAAAGTGCAG TTCGATGGCGATGGAAATCTGGTCTCTTTTGATGGCTCTCCAATATTGCTGAATGCTTCGATTGCTCAGGAACAGGATGTGTTGGATTTACTTGATGCTTACCGCCCCGCTATAGCAGCAATTGGAGAGAGAATAATTGGCTTTACAAAGGTCGATCTAGAGGGTGGCAAAGTGTGCCGTCAGCGAGAGTGCAATTTGGGTAATTTAATCACCGATTCTATGGTATACGCTCGAGTATTGGAAAATAAGGGCGGTGATTATTGGACAGATGCTGCGGTGGCCCTGATGGGTGGAGGAG GTATACGTGGTCCGATCGATAAGAATGCTGAGGGATCGATTACTCTGCGGGACATTATGGATGTGCTTCCCTTTACGAATCGTTTGGTCTTGACTCGCATCTCGGGTCAAACATTGCGCAATGCCTTGGAGCGTGCTGCGACTCTGTGGAGCACAGATGCGAGTGGCGGCTTTCTGCAGTTGTCTGGAATTCATGTGGAGTACGACTTTGAACGCGAATCAGGACAACGAGTAGTCTCCGCTTCTGTGTTGTGCGCTCAGTGTCGAATTCCATCGTATAGCGCTCTTAATGAAACGGAtttctataatataattacaacCGATTTCGTTCTAAGTGGTGGTGATGGATTTGAGCTGCTTGAGAAGGAGAATCCACACACAGAGGTCTTGCACAAGGGCGACATCGAGGCTCTGCAACAATATTTGCAGCGAGCACCGATTGTTTTTCCCCATCTCGAGGAGCGCATTGTGTTCAAGATACCCACAAATACTGAATAG